AATGATGTCGCTCGGGTTTCTCGTTCCTGACGGCGCGCCCCTTATCTGGCGTGGCCCCATGGTGATGAGCGCCGTCGAGCAGCTACTTAAGGATGTGGCCTGGGGAGATCTCGACTACCTCTTTATCGATCTGCCGCCGGGCACGGGAGATGCCCAGCTTTCACTTACCCAGAAGGCGCATATGAGCGGCGCTGTTATTGTTACGACGCCGCAGGACGTGGCCCTTCTCGATGCAACCAAGGGTCTTGCCATGTTTAAAAAAGTGAATGTCGATGTGCTGGGAATCATCGAAAATATGAGTTTTTATCTCTGCCCCAACTGCGGAGAAAGATCTGAAATATTCAGTCATGGCGGGGCGAGAAAGGCCAGTGAGAAGGAAGGCGTTCCCTTTCTCGGGGAGATTCCCATCAATGTAAATATCAGAGAAGGCGGTGACAGCGGCAAGCCGATTGTTATTGCAGACCCGGAGGGGCCGCTTGCAGAGCGGTTCAGGGAAATGGCAAAGGCTTTGGCTGCCAGAATTAGTATACAGAGTTTCCAGGAAAACCAGGAGAACAATGCAGCAACTGCAAACCAATAAAGAGAGCAAGGAGAAAAAAATGAGTATAAGTGAAGAGAAAAAGAATGCCATTATCGAGGCTTTAAACAGCATCAGACCCTACCTTCAGGCTGATGGTGGTGATGTAGAGTACGTGGATTATGTTGATGATGTGGTACAGGTAAGGCTTAAGGGCGCCTGCGGCACGTGCCCCAGCGCCATGATGACCCTTCAGATGGGTGTAGAAAGAGCTATTAGAGAAAAACTTCCCGAGATCAAGGGCGTTGTTGCCGTATAAGGGCTAAATTCTCGATTATTTGGAATGTTAACTATAATCCCCTCTTCCGGCAGAGCAGTCTTTGCCGGAAGAGGGGATTAAGTAATGAAAAGGAGTAAGTCCTTGGAAGATAAAAAAAAGGAAGTCAAACTGCAGATCGATATCGACGATGTAACGGCGCAGGGGGCCTACTGTAATTTTGCCATCGTCAATCACTCCGATACGGAATTTGTCATTGATTTTATCTACCTTCAGCCTATGCAGCCCAAAGCAAAGGTGAGGTCGAGAATCATTACGGCCCCCAAACATGCAAAGAAACTGGTTAATGCGCTTCTGGAAAACATCAAGAGATATGAAGAGAAGTTCGGGCCTGTTCCCGAAGATAACAGCGATATAACACCTCAGGATATTGTCCATTAATATTGCAACCGTCCCCTTCATCCCCTGATTTAATGTCAAACACACTTTCCGGTAACATCCCCCTGGGGCTGGCCGGTGATGAAAGGAAGGCCATTGCCGGTCTTAAAGGATCGTCCCTTGCCTGGCTTCTTTCCCGAAATATCGAGGCCGGTGAAGGGCCGTTTTTCATCATTGCGCCCTCTTCGACGGAAGCGGAAAAGCTCTTTGGAGATCTCAAATTCTTTCTGGGAGAAAAGAGCAGGGTCTGCTATTTTCCTCAATGGGAGGTTCTTCCCTATGAAAACCTTTCACCCCACCGGGCAATCGTATCGGAAAGGCTTAAAACCCTCTATGCTCTTGCTGTTGATGACGTGCATGCCCTTATAACGACGGTTCCATCGGCCATGCAAAGGGTTATGCCTAAATCGGTTATTACGGGCATGGTCGATTATCTTGTTACAGGTGAAGAGATCCCTTTTGACGGTTTCCTGGAGAGCCTGGCAGAACGGGGGTATGTAAGGACGCTCCATGTGGAAGAGATGGGAGAGTTCAGTGTCAGGGGGGGGATCGTTGATATCTTTGGGCCTGCAATGGATTTTCCGGTGCGAATTGAGTTTTTTGGTGATGAGGTGGAGTCGATGAGGGAGTTTGAACTTGAAAGCCAGAAGTCTACCGGTGTGGAACTTGAAGAGCTGACCCTTCTTCCTGCGGGAGAAATATTCCTCAATCCCCAAAAAGGGAAGGCCATTACCCGAATTATCAAGGTGAGGGGCGTTGACGGGGGAGCGTCGAGAGACCATCTTAATGAAATCCGGAACAGCTTTAACGAAGGAATTCCTTTTCAGGGGATAGAGTTTTTTCTTCCCGATTTTTATCCTGAATGGGCCACTCTCTTTGATTATCTTCCCCCCAAAACGATCACTGTGAGGCTTGATAACGAGGAGCTTCTATACCGGGCCGGTGAATTTGAAAAAAGCTTTATCGAAGGCTATGAAAAAGGGTGGGCCAATGGCTGGCCCTTTCCTGAGCCGGAAAGGTTTTATCTCCATGGGGAATCTCTCATGACAAGCCTCGATAAATGGCCCTCTCTCCTGGTGGGTGGCGTTAATGTGGGAGAGAAGGAAGCTGTCAGGATCGATGTAGAAAATAACCGTGATATTCGCACCTTCATTAGCGGCGCAAAAAAAGAAAAAAGTCCTCTTGAACTGCTTGTTGAGAAAATCAGTGAATGGCGAAATGATGGTATCTCTCTTTTCTTTTCTGCCCATACCCGGGGGCAGGGAGAGCGCCTGGGAGAGCTTCTCAAATTTCA
Above is a genomic segment from Deltaproteobacteria bacterium containing:
- the apbC gene encoding iron-sulfur cluster carrier protein ApbC gives rise to the protein MAVREEDILEALKVVIDPDLKKDIVSLGFIKEMKIAGSSVSFDLELTTPACPLKAELEKGAREAALSVAGVEDVKVNVTSSVRKAGPGGMTAPKIENLIPSVKNVIAIASGKGGVGKSTVSVNLSLAMAAEGAKVGLLDLDIYGPSIPMMMGAKGQPKNDGGKMVPIENHGVRMMSLGFLVPDGAPLIWRGPMVMSAVEQLLKDVAWGDLDYLFIDLPPGTGDAQLSLTQKAHMSGAVIVTTPQDVALLDATKGLAMFKKVNVDVLGIIENMSFYLCPNCGERSEIFSHGGARKASEKEGVPFLGEIPINVNIREGGDSGKPIVIADPEGPLAERFREMAKALAARISIQSFQENQENNAATANQ
- a CDS encoding NifU family protein, giving the protein MSISEEKKNAIIEALNSIRPYLQADGGDVEYVDYVDDVVQVRLKGACGTCPSAMMTLQMGVERAIREKLPEIKGVVAV
- a CDS encoding DUF3467 domain-containing protein, translated to MEDKKKEVKLQIDIDDVTAQGAYCNFAIVNHSDTEFVIDFIYLQPMQPKAKVRSRIITAPKHAKKLVNALLENIKRYEEKFGPVPEDNSDITPQDIVH